From the bacterium genome, the window TGGGTCAGGCCGCCCGCGGTGACGCGGTGCTCCTGCATGGCCTGCAGCAGGGCCGCCTGCGTCTTGGGCGGCGTGCGGTTGATCTCGTCGGCCAGCACCAGGTTGGCGAACACGGGCCCCGGCACGAAGCGGAAGTTGCGGCGGCCGGCGAGCTTGTCCTCCTCGAGGATCTCCGAGCCGGTGATGTCGCCCGGCATGAGGTCGGGCGTGAACTGGATGCGCGAGAACGACAGGTCCAGCACCCGGGCCAGGGTCCCGATCAGCAGCGTCTTGGCCAGGCCGGGCACGCCCTCCAGCAGGACGTGGCCGCCGGCGAACAGCCCGATCAGCATCTCGTCGACGACGCGGCCCTGGCCGATGATCACCTTGCCGATCTCCCGCCGCAGGTCCTCGCTGGCCCGCAGCAAACCGTCGATCCGCGCGCTCTGGTCCACCATCGCCTCCGCAGGGTGGGGGGATCGCACCGGCGCCGGCGGCGCGCCGGCTCCTGGCCGCCTTAATGTAGGCGAGGAACGGCCCCGTCTCAACCGCGCCGATTTTTCACCGAATTCCTGGTTGCAGCAAAGGCCGCGCGCGGTGATCCTGGGGGCGCCCCCAACCTGGAGAAAACGTGGACAAGAAGTTCTACCGCAACATCGAAGACGTCCTGCGCCGCATCGACGCCTCCCGCTCCGCCGAGGACATGCTGCGCGAGACCCTGCGGGAGATCGTGGCCGTCTGCGCCGAGCAGTACGGCATCGAGAGCGGGCGCCTCTACCGCGAGCAGGACGACCAGTTCACCCTGATCGAGAGCGTCGGGGAATACGGGGAGAGCATCACCGGCCTGGCCGTGTCCCGGGAATACCCGGTCATCAAGGAGCTGCTCCAGCACCGCCTGGTGATGATCTCGCCGGAGTCCCCCGGTTTCGACCCCGAGATCGAGTACCGGTTCAGCCACTTCAACTACGCCGCCGTGATGGTGGGCGAGTCGCCGGCCTACATCCTGAGCTTCGGCATCCGCCGCGGCGACGACGACGGCGACCTGCACTTCATCCTCGAGACCATCCGCACCGCCGTCGGCCTGAAGCTGCGCCAGAGCAGCCTCGAGAACCAGCTGCGCCAGGCCCAGCAGATCCAGCAGAGCCTGCTGCCGCGGCGCCTGCCCGAGCTGCCGGGCTTCGACCTGGCCGCCCTCTCGATCCCCGCCGACGAGGTCGGCGGCGACGTCTACGACGCGCAGGAGGTCGAGGTCGGCGTGCTCTGCCTGTCGATCGCCGACGCCAGCGGCCACGGCCTGCCCGCCGCGCTGCAGGCCCGCGACGTCGTCACCGGCCTGCGCATGGGCATGACCGAGGAGCACAAGATCAGCACCACGGTCCAGAAGCTGAACCGCGTCATCCACCAGAGCGGCCTGGTCAGCCGCTTCGTGTCGCTGTTCTACGGCGAACTGGAGGAGACCGGCAGCCTGTCCTTCGTCAACGGGGGCCACTGCCCGCCGCTGCTGTTCAGCACCGCCGGCGAAGTCTTCGAGCTGCCCGGCAACGGGCCCGTGCTCGGGCCCCTGCCCGACGCCGTCTACCGCCGCAGCTTCGCCAACATCCACCCCGGCGAGGTGCTGGTGATGTTCACCGACGGCCTCCTGGAGCGCAAGCGGCGCGACCCCGACGCCGACCCGCCCGACGTCGAGGAGTACGGCGTCGGTCGCATCATCGCCACCGTGCAGGCCCACGTGCACCGCACCGCGGCGGAGATCGTGGCGGCGCTGATGGAGTCGGTGCGGCTCTTCGGCGCCGGCGCGCCCTGGGAGGACGACGTCACCGTGTTCGTGGTGCGACGCCTGACGAAGCGGGAATACAGCCCGAAGTCGGTGCTGGACGCGGTGTCGCGGCGGACCTCGCCGCTGCAGCAGGTCGGGGACTAGTCGCCGCGCTCGACGAGCCGGTACAGGGCGTAGGTCCACGGCTCGGCCTCGCCCAGACCGACCGAGGCGATCCCGCAGGTCGAGAGCAGCTCGAAGTCCACGCCGCCGACCGTGCGCCCCGCCCAGCGCGGCGGCCCCAGCGTGCGGTCGAAGAGGTAGTTCGGCACTTCCAGCTCCAGCCAGCGCCCGCTGGCGACCATCGCCTCGAACCCCATGTCGCGACCCAGCGAGCGCACCTCGGGGCTGACCAGCCCCGCCAGGTCCATGATCCGCCGCTCGCTGGCGTAGCCCACCGCCCCGATGTCCAGCGCCGCCACCACCGCGTCGGGCGGCGTGTTGTCCCGCAGCCACAGCCCCGTAGCGGTGAAGCACTCCTCGATGCCGCGGGTGAAGGTCGTCGCGTAGGGGCGCACCTTGACCGCGAGCAGGGCGCCGTTGGCCAGCAGCGCCAGCGCCGCGGTCGCCGCCAGGACGCGCCGCGCGGCGTCGGCGTGCGCGGGCATGCGGCGGACCATGGCCGCCGCGAGCGCGGCGCCCGCCAGCAGCAGCGGCGCGTGCAGCGGCGACAGGTAGCGCGAGATGGTCCAGACCTGCTTCACGGCGTAGCCGCCCACCAGCGCCGCGGCCCAGGTGAGGGCGATGCCCGCCAGCGCCAGCGCGCGGGGGCCGAAGGTGGGCCCCTCCCCGCCGGCCTCGCCGCGCCGCCGCGCGGCCGCGAAGCGCAGCGCGACGAACAGCAGCCCCAGCCACAGCGCTCCCTGCACCACGCCGATCTGCTCCAGGGAGCGGGTCAGGTGGCTGGCGAGGCTGGCGGGGTCGAGGTTCGGGGCGTAGCTCTTAGCCGCGGCGGTGCCCGGGACCAGGCGCCCGAACGCGCCGCGGGCGTAGACGAACCACGGCCCGGCCACCAGCAGCCAACCCGCCGCGGCCTGCGCCAGCGAGACGGCGGTGGTGCGTCCGGGATGCCGGCGCCGCTGCAGCCACAGCAGCCACGGCAGCGCCGTCGGCGCCAGCACCGCGATCTCGGGCCGCACCAGCGTGCCCAGGCCCCAGGCCGCGCCCCAGGCGACCCAGGCGGTGGGGCCCGCGGCGACCGCCGGCCCCAGCAGCACCAGCAGCAGGGCGCCGGCCAGCGGCGTCTCCATGCCCGACATCGTCCAGCGCAGGAACCACGCGTCGGCCGCGACCAGCACCAGCAGCACGGGCCGCCACGAGGTGGGCAGCGACAGCCGCGACAGCAGCCGGTCGGCCGTCAGCAGCAGCGCCGCGCCCGACAGCAGCCCCAGCAGACGCACCGCGACCAGCGGCGCGAGGCCCAGCTTCATCAGGAAGACCAGGGAGAAGATCCACAGCGGGGCGGTCGAGCCGTAGGTGGGCTCGCCGGGATTGAAGGCGAACTCCCCGCGTTCGGCGAGGTTGTGGGCGTAGCGCAGGTGGATCCAGGTGTCGTCGGTCTGGTAGCCCCAGAGCAGCACGGCGCCGGCCGTCAGCACGGCGAAGGCCGCTACCAGTCCCCACGCACGCGTTCGCACCGACAACCCTCCGTCGTGCCGCACACGTGTCACGCCGGACCGTGGGCGGGCGCTCGCCGCCGGCTTCCTGCCGGCGGCTCGCTCGACTTCCGCGGTCCTCCGCCATCCTGGCTACGGACCGCTCCAGACGCCGCCCACGGTCCGGCGTGACGCGTGTGCGGCGCGACCGCATGGTGTCGGTGCGATCGTGGGTGGGACTGTAGCCGCTTCACCTGTGTGGAGCCAGTCCCATGTTGCTCCCTGACGTCGCCCTCCTCAGAGGCGGCGAGACGGGACCGTCACGCAGGCCCTGACGCCAGGAGGGCGTCAGGGCCGAAGTGCCGAGCGCCCCCGCCGCAGGAGGCGGCGGGGGCGCGAGTCCCGACTCGCCGCCCCTGAGCAGGACAACGATCAGGTGAGGAACATGGGAAGGCCTTCCACGTCGTGGATGCGGGCGCGGTACTCGCGGGTGTCGTAGTACTTGGCGACGTCCACGCGCTTGGTCCCCGCCACGATCGAGGCCAGATCCACGGCCGTGTACTTGCCGCTCTGCAGGGCCGTCATGTAGCCGCTGCGGCCGGCGATGAGGTGGTCCATGGCCAGGTTGCCGAAGTTCATCGCCACCATGCGGTCCATGGCGTCGGGGGCGCCGCAGCGCATCAGGTAGCCCAGCGACTGGTACATGATGTCGACGCCGGTGCGCCGCTTGATCTCGTCGGCGGTGTGCTTGCCGATGCCGCCGAGCTTCTGGTGGCCGTAGGCGTCGGTCTCGCCCTGCTGGTGGATCGTGCCGTCGATCTCCTGCGCTCCCTCGCTGATGGTCATGATCGCGTAGTTGCTCGGGTTCTGGCGCCTGTCCGCGACCAGCTTTTCCGCCAGGGACTCCATGTCGAACGGCACCTCGGAGATGATGGAGCGGTCGACCCCGGCCAGGTAGCTGACGATCAGGGCCGTCTCGCCGCTGTTGCGCCCGAACAGCTCCACGATGCCGATGCGCTCGTGGCTGCCGATGGGCGTGCGCAGCTGCGTGATCGCCTCGACGGAGCGAGTGACCGCCGTGCCGAAGCCGATGCAGTAGTCGGTGCCGTAGACGTCGTTGTCCATGGTCTTGGGCACGGCCATGATCGGGAAGCCCGTCTCGTGCAGGCGCGCGGCGTAGCTCAGGGTGTCGTCGCCGCCGATGGGGATCAGGGCGTCGACCTGCAGGTCCTCCAGCGCGGCGAGCACGTGCTCGGTGATGTCGGCGGGGTAGGTCATGCCCGCCCGCTTGACGTGCTCGAACATGTCCTTCTCGCGCACCTTCGCCGGGTTGGTGCGCGAGGAGTGCAGGAAGGTGCCGCCGGTGCGGTCGATCGTGCGCACGGTGTTCCAGGTCAGCGGCTGCAGCCAGCGGGCGTTCCACTCGGACTCGCCCGGCTTGTAGCCGGACAGGGACTCCCAGCCACGGCGCAGCCCCAGCACCTCCCAGCCCTCCTGCAGCGCGCGCCAGACGACCTGCTTGATGCAGGCGTTCAGGCCCGGGACGTCGCCGCCGCCGGTGAGGATCGCGATCTTCTTCTTGCGGGCCATGTCGGTCCTTCCTTCCCGGCGGTTCAGTCCGCCGACCCGTAACAGTGGCAGCCCTCGCCCAGGAACGTGCCGCGGCAGGACATCTTCGCCAGGGCGCGCACGTCGTCCTCGGTCAGGCCGAACAGATCCATCGCCAGTTCGTACTCGCGCGACAGGGTCGTGCTCGAGACGGTGGGGTTGTCGGTGCAGAGCGCGACCTTCACACCGGCGTCCAGGAAGCGCGGCAGCGGGTGGTCGCGCAGGTCGGCGACCGCTCCGGTCTGCACGTTGGAGCTGAGGCAGACCTCCAGGTAGACGCCGTCGCGCGCCAGGCGGCGCATCAGCTCGGGGTCCTGCCCCGCCGAGGTGCCGTGGCCGATGCGCTGCGGCCCCAGGTTGTCCAGCGCCTCCCAGATGCGCCCGGGCCCCTCGCTCTCGCCGGCGTGGACGGTCCGGTGCAGGCCCATGCGCTCGGCCAGCTCGTAGGCCTCGCGGAACAGCACGGGCGGGAACGGCGACTCCGGCCCGGCGATGTCGAAGCCGACCACCCCGACGCGAGAGTGGTACTGCTCCTTCTCGCCGACGATCTCGCGCAGCAGGATCTTCGCCATGTTGCCGCCGTGGCTGCGCATGGCGATCACCACGATGCCGCAGCGGAAGTCGGGGTGCGCGTCGGCGAAGCGCATCAGGCCCTTGCGCGTGGCGTTCAGGACCTGGCGGTTCGACAGCCCGGCGCGGCGGTGGATCAGCGGGTTGATCCGCAGCTCCAGCAGCCGCACCCCGTCGGCGTACGCGTCCTCGGCGATCTCGAAGGCCACGCGCTTGATGGTGTCGTAGAACTGGGTGTACTGCAGCGGCACGTGGAACTTGTCCAGGTAGTCGATGAGGGACCGGTCCTGGGCGTCGTCCCACTGCAGGTAGTGCCGGAAGGCCTCGAAGTCGAGACCCGGCACCGCGGAGTAGTACTTCTCGGACATCTCCCACAGCGTCGCCGGTCGGATGGCGCCGTCGAAGTGACGGTGCAGCTCGGCGAGCGGGAGGGTCGCGAGGAATTCGCGTCGGTGCGTGGCGTTCATGCCACCTCCCTCGTGTCGTTTCCCATTTTTTGCTGGCACAAGGATAGGCAGCGGAAGGCGGACTGTCCACCGGGACGAGGGACGCCCGCGGCCGGGCGGGGGCCGGCCGCGGGCGTCGGGTTTCGCGACCGCCATCTACTTGCCGTCGCGCAGCTTGCCGGGGAGGCTCAGGAACTCCTGCCGCTCGATGAAGCCGCTGCGATCCCGGTCGAAGTAGGCGAATTTCGCGTCGACGTCGGTCCCTTCCTTCCAGATGGCCGCGTATTCGGCCCGGGTCAGCTTGGCGTCGCGGTTGGCGTCCACGGTGTCGAAGACCTGCTCCAGGGACATGTCGTCGCCGTCCGGGTCGATGCGGCCGGCCGGCGGCGGGGCGGCGGCCGTCGACGCCGGGACCGCCTGGGTCTGCGCGGCGGCGGTGGGCGCGGGTGCGGCGGTCGCGGGTGTGGAAGCGACGGGCGCCGCGAGCGCCTCGCTGGCGACCCGCACCTCGGAGACGCCGTAGGCGCCGTCGCCCTCGCTGCCCCGCAGGCGCAGGTAACGGGCTTCGGCCGGCGTGACCGAGAGGCCCGGCACGGCGCTCGGGTGCCCGGGGAGCGTGCTGTGGGTCTCCATCCCCCACTCGTTGGCGCCGGCGGCGGCCGGGATCGTCGCGAAAGCGGCGTAGCCGGCCCCGTCACGGCTGGTCTCCAGCACGTAGTCGTCGTTGTTGTCGACCTGCAGCGTGACGCCCGTGACGCGGCGAACCTCCCCCAGGTCGATCACGAAGCCGACCGCCGGATCGACCCAGTGCACGCACTGCTCGGCGTCGAAGGCGGTCTGGTCGGCGGGCGTGATCCCGTCCAGCAGCAGCGCGGCGGCGTTGTTGAACTCGCCGCTGCCGGAGACCTTCGGCGCGGGCGCGGCGGCGGTGCGGCCCGCGGCGGCCGGCGGGTTGCCGGCCTGCTTGGTGTCGGACTGCCCGCAACCCGAGGCGAGCAGCGCGAGCAGGACCGCGGCGGCGGTGAGACGGTACGTACGTGTCGTGATGGTCATGATGATCGTGACCTCGCCTGTTGAAATGGTGCTGACGATGGCGGGCCTCG encodes:
- a CDS encoding PP2C family protein-serine/threonine phosphatase, which encodes MDKKFYRNIEDVLRRIDASRSAEDMLRETLREIVAVCAEQYGIESGRLYREQDDQFTLIESVGEYGESITGLAVSREYPVIKELLQHRLVMISPESPGFDPEIEYRFSHFNYAAVMVGESPAYILSFGIRRGDDDGDLHFILETIRTAVGLKLRQSSLENQLRQAQQIQQSLLPRRLPELPGFDLAALSIPADEVGGDVYDAQEVEVGVLCLSIADASGHGLPAALQARDVVTGLRMGMTEEHKISTTVQKLNRVIHQSGLVSRFVSLFYGELEETGSLSFVNGGHCPPLLFSTAGEVFELPGNGPVLGPLPDAVYRRSFANIHPGEVLVMFTDGLLERKRRDPDADPPDVEEYGVGRIIATVQAHVHRTAAEIVAALMESVRLFGAGAPWEDDVTVFVVRRLTKREYSPKSVLDAVSRRTSPLQQVGD
- a CDS encoding ATP-dependent 6-phosphofructokinase, whose protein sequence is MARKKKIAILTGGGDVPGLNACIKQVVWRALQEGWEVLGLRRGWESLSGYKPGESEWNARWLQPLTWNTVRTIDRTGGTFLHSSRTNPAKVREKDMFEHVKRAGMTYPADITEHVLAALEDLQVDALIPIGGDDTLSYAARLHETGFPIMAVPKTMDNDVYGTDYCIGFGTAVTRSVEAITQLRTPIGSHERIGIVELFGRNSGETALIVSYLAGVDRSIISEVPFDMESLAEKLVADRRQNPSNYAIMTISEGAQEIDGTIHQQGETDAYGHQKLGGIGKHTADEIKRRTGVDIMYQSLGYLMRCGAPDAMDRMVAMNFGNLAMDHLIAGRSGYMTALQSGKYTAVDLASIVAGTKRVDVAKYYDTREYRARIHDVEGLPMFLT
- the add gene encoding adenosine deaminase, with product MNATHRREFLATLPLAELHRHFDGAIRPATLWEMSEKYYSAVPGLDFEAFRHYLQWDDAQDRSLIDYLDKFHVPLQYTQFYDTIKRVAFEIAEDAYADGVRLLELRINPLIHRRAGLSNRQVLNATRKGLMRFADAHPDFRCGIVVIAMRSHGGNMAKILLREIVGEKEQYHSRVGVVGFDIAGPESPFPPVLFREAYELAERMGLHRTVHAGESEGPGRIWEALDNLGPQRIGHGTSAGQDPELMRRLARDGVYLEVCLSSNVQTGAVADLRDHPLPRFLDAGVKVALCTDNPTVSSTTLSREYELAMDLFGLTEDDVRALAKMSCRGTFLGEGCHCYGSAD